The Apium graveolens cultivar Ventura chromosome 10, ASM990537v1, whole genome shotgun sequence nucleotide sequence ATTGCAGGAAGATTACAATTCATGGAATTATTGGAGAATGCCATTACCAGATATCGATATCTTGTAAAAATTTGTCCTTACTGGAAAAAGATGCTAATCGTTGAATTACGGACCAGATGGTATCCAAAGGATGCAGCCTTCATCTTATTAACAGCTGTGGTGATGCCGCCAGGCCTTCATCTTATGATCAGCTATGGTGATGCCGTCGGGACTCTCTGATACTTAACATTGCCGAAAGTTAATTGTAAACCATTCATTTTGTATTAAAACTGTGGGAACACAAGTTATGTCagtaaaataaaacaaaaacctCAAGCATTTTTCTGCTGCTGCTCTTAATGGTATTAGTAAATACACAATTCTTGGACATACAGAAAGCCTATCAATGGGGTTAATGCCTATAGTTTGTTTTtttatgtagagattagtgactcgggatttttatttatttctttttaatTTCGGCGACAAGGGTAATGAATGTGTCTTGTAAGTCGGATTATTATACTAACAGTTGGAGATGATATCTTTCTTGGTTTCCAAACATATCAGTGTGAAGTTTCATTATCTAGAAATGTAAAGCTGATATTCATTGAACAAGGTTAAGGTATGCAATATGCATGCATTGTACCATCAAAAGGGCAACGTGCTCATATAACATCCTAATTATTCAGCTCGAGCCGAGATTAACTTTGTCTGGAAGTTTTAAAActaattatttatgaatattttataCATTTTTTGATGGAATATATTATTAGATTTTAAGTCAGACAGCATCTCCTCGTATATAAAAGGAGTACATTGTTCTCTGTTCTAACCAAGCTCTGCAGTTCAGAAAGAGAATAAGAGATAAAATGGCCTCTAATTATGATCATGTAGAAGGAGAAGATGAGGGTTTCATGCATATGAATTCGAGCTCTTTCTCCTCTGATTTGTTTTGCAACTCTGCAAATACTTATTCTAGCCGAGAATTTGAGTTCATTCCTAATGATCAAGAAAGTGAATTCGTCATTTTTCCAGCTGATGAACTGTTCTATGAAGGAAAGGTACTTCCTCTCCACCTTTCTCCGCGTTTACAAATGTTGCAAAGTCTACTCCAGAACTCCACCCCGACCCCAATAGCTCAAGCATGCAATGTTTCTCCTTCCGAGTCCCTTTGCGTTACTAGTGATAAGCTGAATGACTACTTCTTTGCTCAACTCAGTAATGATAACTTCATTGTTGGTGACAGTCCCAAGAAATCTCGGCCTAAGAAGAAGCTTGAAATGATTAAGAAGTTCTTAGGTGGCCAAAATCTTATGGCATATCGTGCTCGTTTGAAATCCTTTCTTTCAGAATCTAGTTGTACCAATGAGTCCTCTGCCATAGCTTCTCCGCAGGAAAGAGAAGTTGGAAACATTTCAAAAAGTGAAAATGACTGCTTGAGTCAGAAAGTACAAACTTCCACGAAGATATCTGGAGGACAGATTGCAAAAGAGACCAAGTCGACTTTAGGTGATGTCAAAAATTTGATTAGCAGGGAGAAAGTGGGATTTGAGAATCCATGTAATATTAGGCATCGGAGATCATTATGTGGGG carries:
- the LOC141693713 gene encoding putative membrane-associated kinase regulator 4; translated protein: MASNYDHVEGEDEGFMHMNSSSFSSDLFCNSANTYSSREFEFIPNDQESEFVIFPADELFYEGKVLPLHLSPRLQMLQSLLQNSTPTPIAQACNVSPSESLCVTSDKLNDYFFAQLSNDNFIVGDSPKKSRPKKKLEMIKKFLGGQNLMAYRARLKSFLSESSCTNESSAIASPQEREVGNISKSENDCLSQKVQTSTKISGGQIAKETKSTLGDVKNLISREKVGFENPCNIRHRRSLCGVIKPVKCLSSSSSACSSFSCTSSSSYGQNLRKRRDSFGSDTEGSIDAAIAHCKKSQQNTDDTESGYWSFSVSRTADCIRD